In one bacterium genomic region, the following are encoded:
- a CDS encoding (2Fe-2S)-binding protein: MKVTITTNGVTAAHNVEPRLLLVQYIREVLGLTGTHIGCDTTSCGACTVMLNGLAVKSCTVLAVQAGGGKILTVEGLAQDGQLHPIQEAFWEEHGLQCGFCTPGMMLTALQIIERHPQPTDEVIRRGLEGNLCRCTGYHNIINAVKSAARVMAAQPPG; encoded by the coding sequence TTGAAGGTTACGATCACGACCAACGGCGTCACCGCGGCCCACAACGTTGAACCCAGGCTCCTGCTCGTGCAATACATACGTGAGGTGCTGGGGCTGACCGGTACGCACATCGGGTGCGACACCACCAGTTGCGGGGCGTGCACGGTGATGCTCAACGGCCTGGCGGTGAAGTCGTGCACGGTGCTGGCCGTACAGGCCGGCGGCGGGAAGATACTAACCGTTGAGGGCCTGGCCCAAGACGGCCAGCTTCACCCGATCCAGGAAGCCTTCTGGGAGGAGCACGGCCTGCAGTGCGGGTTCTGCACGCCGGGCATGATGCTCACCGCGTTGCAGATCATCGAGCGCCATCCGCAGCCCACCGATGAGGTGATCCGGCGCGGGCTGGAAGGCAATCTGTGCAGGTGCACCGGATACCACAACATCATAAACGCCGTGAAGTCCGCGGCGCGTGTGATGGCCGCTCAACCCCCCGGATAG
- a CDS encoding acetate--CoA ligase has product MQRFIERHGMGGYETLYRRSIEDPSWFWGAVVEDLGLRWQRPYDRVLDTSRGIEWARWFTGGATNLVDNALDRHLSAGGGGRTAVIWEGEDGSTRTLTYAELHGEVCRLASALRELGIGRGDVAGVFMPLVPEVVIATLALSWVGAIYVPIFSGFAAPAVATRLADCGAKLLITADGFQRRGQTVEMKRTADAAAALAPGIRHVIVVRRLGIEVPWTDGRDLWWHDAVRDHQGDAPAEAMDPEDPYMIIYTSGTTGRPKGTVHVHMGFPLKTAMDMAYCFDVGPDDRVFWYTDIGWMMGPWLILGTLWLGAAMFLYDGTPDHPGPDRLWEMVARHRVTVLGISPTAIRALMRHGPELPRRHDLGSLRILGSTGEPWNPEPWKWYFEHVGGGRCPIMNYSGGTEISGGILCCDPLHPQAPTAFTGPIPGMAADVFDEQGHPVRGAVGELVLTQPWPGMTRGFWRDPERYIETYWSRWPGVWVHGDWVRADEDGFWYILGRSDDTLNIAGKRIGPAEVESALTAHPAVAEAAAIGVPHEIKGEVVVCFAVLRPGYEPGDELRRDLKQVAAAHLGKALAPDDIQFVRDLPKTRNAKVMRRVIRARYLGQDPGDVSSLENPQAVEEIPTLR; this is encoded by the coding sequence ATGCAACGGTTCATCGAGCGCCACGGGATGGGCGGCTACGAGACCCTCTACCGCCGCTCGATCGAAGACCCTTCCTGGTTCTGGGGCGCGGTGGTCGAGGACCTGGGGCTCCGGTGGCAGCGACCGTACGACCGCGTACTGGACACCTCCCGCGGGATCGAATGGGCGCGCTGGTTCACGGGCGGCGCCACCAACCTCGTGGACAACGCGCTCGACCGGCACCTGAGCGCAGGGGGGGGCGGCAGAACGGCTGTGATCTGGGAGGGCGAGGACGGCAGCACGCGCACGCTCACCTACGCGGAGCTGCACGGTGAGGTGTGCCGCCTCGCATCGGCGCTGCGGGAACTGGGAATCGGCCGGGGCGACGTGGCCGGGGTGTTCATGCCGCTTGTGCCTGAAGTGGTCATTGCGACGCTGGCGCTGTCGTGGGTCGGCGCGATCTACGTTCCGATCTTCTCGGGCTTCGCGGCCCCGGCGGTCGCCACGCGGCTGGCCGACTGTGGGGCGAAGCTGCTGATCACCGCCGACGGCTTCCAGCGGCGCGGCCAGACGGTCGAGATGAAGCGTACGGCCGACGCGGCAGCGGCACTGGCCCCGGGCATACGGCACGTGATCGTGGTCCGGCGCCTGGGGATCGAAGTGCCATGGACCGATGGCCGCGACCTCTGGTGGCACGATGCGGTGCGCGACCACCAGGGAGACGCGCCGGCCGAGGCCATGGACCCGGAAGACCCCTACATGATCATCTACACCTCGGGCACGACCGGGCGTCCCAAGGGCACCGTGCACGTCCACATGGGGTTCCCGCTCAAGACCGCCATGGACATGGCCTACTGTTTCGACGTAGGGCCAGACGACCGCGTCTTCTGGTACACCGACATCGGGTGGATGATGGGACCCTGGCTGATCCTGGGCACGCTCTGGCTGGGCGCGGCGATGTTCCTCTACGATGGGACGCCAGACCACCCCGGCCCGGACCGCCTCTGGGAGATGGTCGCGCGGCACCGCGTTACGGTGCTCGGCATCTCGCCCACTGCGATCCGGGCGCTGATGCGCCACGGCCCTGAACTGCCGCGCCGCCACGATCTCGGCAGCCTTCGCATCCTGGGCAGCACCGGCGAGCCCTGGAACCCGGAGCCGTGGAAGTGGTACTTCGAGCACGTCGGCGGCGGGCGGTGCCCAATCATGAACTACTCGGGCGGCACCGAGATCTCCGGGGGAATCCTGTGCTGCGACCCGCTCCACCCGCAGGCGCCCACGGCGTTCACCGGCCCGATCCCAGGCATGGCCGCGGATGTCTTCGACGAGCAGGGCCATCCGGTGCGCGGGGCGGTTGGCGAGCTGGTGCTTACCCAGCCCTGGCCCGGCATGACGCGGGGATTCTGGCGCGACCCGGAGCGCTACATTGAGACCTACTGGTCCCGGTGGCCCGGGGTCTGGGTGCACGGCGACTGGGTGCGCGCGGACGAGGACGGCTTCTGGTACATCCTGGGCCGCAGCGACGACACCCTCAACATCGCCGGCAAGCGGATCGGGCCGGCAGAGGTCGAATCGGCGCTGACCGCGCACCCCGCGGTGGCCGAGGCCGCGGCGATCGGCGTGCCTCATGAGATAAAGGGCGAGGTGGTCGTGTGCTTCGCGGTGCTGCGGCCTGGGTACGAGCCCGGTGATGAACTACGCCGGGACCTGAAGCAGGTTGCCGCGGCGCACCTGGGCAAGGCCCTCGCCCCAGATGACATACAGTTTGTCCGCGATCTCCCCAAGACGCGCAACGCCAAGGTCATGCGGCGCGTTATCCGCGCCCGCTACCTGGGACAGGATCCGGGCGACGTCTCTTCGCTGGAGAACCCGCAGGCGGTCGAAGAAATCCCGACGCTGCGCTGA
- a CDS encoding SDR family oxidoreductase: protein MSGRTVIITGASSGIGEATARAFGSAGDRVVLVARRAERLEQLAAGLPDCLVVPADLTRREDIARIVEATLARYGTIDVLVNNAGLGRYDWLERLPEDEILTQIEVNLVAPILLTRAVLPVMQAQGRGVIINVGSVAGKIATPTTTIYNASKFGMEGFSEGLRREVRPQGIHICVVAPGPVAGTEFSARRKPMPIRVRGPRWLRTDTGRVAEAIVGLADRPRPRLVLPWPYRAMIALNAVLPSAVDRLIIYLARRGQGNIPRGQSVD from the coding sequence ATGAGCGGCCGGACCGTCATCATCACCGGCGCGTCGAGCGGGATCGGCGAGGCAACGGCCAGGGCGTTCGGCAGCGCCGGAGATCGGGTAGTGCTGGTTGCGCGCAGGGCCGAGCGGCTGGAGCAGCTTGCGGCCGGGTTGCCGGATTGCCTGGTCGTGCCCGCCGACCTTACCCGGCGCGAGGACATTGCCCGGATCGTGGAAGCCACACTGGCGCGCTACGGCACGATTGACGTGCTGGTCAACAACGCCGGCCTGGGGCGCTACGACTGGCTGGAGCGCCTGCCCGAGGACGAGATCCTGACCCAGATCGAAGTGAACCTGGTCGCGCCGATTCTCCTGACCCGAGCGGTGCTGCCGGTCATGCAGGCGCAGGGGCGCGGGGTCATCATCAACGTCGGCTCGGTGGCCGGGAAGATCGCGACCCCTACGACGACGATCTACAATGCTTCGAAGTTCGGCATGGAAGGGTTCAGCGAGGGGTTGCGCCGCGAGGTGCGCCCTCAGGGGATCCACATCTGCGTGGTCGCCCCGGGACCGGTTGCCGGCACCGAGTTCAGCGCGCGGAGGAAGCCCATGCCCATAAGGGTGCGGGGGCCCAGGTGGCTGCGGACCGACACGGGTCGGGTGGCCGAGGCGATCGTGGGGCTCGCCGACCGGCCGCGGCCGCGGCTCGTACTACCCTGGCCGTACCGGGCCATGATAGCGCTCAACGCCGTGTTGCCGTCGGCCGTGGATCGCCTGATCATCTACCTGGCCCGCCGCGGGCAGGGGAACATTCCTCGCGGGCAGAGCGTAGACTAG
- a CDS encoding carbon-nitrogen hydrolase family protein, with translation MGDGFAQVRAAVVQAAPVVMDREATIEKTSRLIDAAAEEGARLILFPEAFIPAYPWGLRFGTRVGGRTVEGRKAWARYWANAVEVPGPATEAIGQAARRAQAYVAIGVIERDQTYSRGTVYCTLLYFGPDGRLLAKHRKLMPTAAERYIWGGGDGSTLPVLETPYGRLGGLICWENYMPLARMSMYAKGVELYLAPTADSRDTWQATIRHIACEGRCFVLSCCQFVTREMYPADLEVLDELSESPEILSRGGSAIVGPLGEYLAGPLFGQEGILTADLDLGQVVQGKFDFDVAGHYARPDVFRLLVNEQPMPPVQSVSWCDGADPEPTSADDEAHLS, from the coding sequence ATGGGTGACGGGTTTGCTCAAGTTCGCGCCGCGGTGGTACAGGCGGCCCCGGTGGTGATGGATCGGGAGGCCACGATTGAGAAGACTTCCCGCTTGATTGACGCGGCCGCGGAAGAGGGCGCGCGGCTGATTCTGTTTCCGGAGGCGTTCATCCCGGCATACCCGTGGGGCCTTCGGTTCGGGACGCGCGTGGGTGGGCGAACCGTCGAGGGCAGGAAGGCGTGGGCGCGCTACTGGGCCAACGCCGTGGAGGTGCCGGGTCCGGCCACCGAGGCGATCGGGCAGGCGGCACGCCGGGCGCAGGCGTATGTGGCCATCGGCGTGATCGAGCGCGACCAGACCTACAGCCGCGGGACGGTCTACTGCACCCTGCTGTACTTCGGTCCGGACGGCCGGCTGCTGGCCAAGCACCGGAAGCTCATGCCTACCGCCGCGGAGCGGTACATTTGGGGGGGCGGTGACGGCAGCACGCTGCCGGTCCTGGAGACTCCCTACGGCCGGCTGGGAGGGCTGATCTGCTGGGAGAACTACATGCCGCTGGCGCGGATGAGCATGTACGCGAAGGGGGTGGAACTCTACCTGGCGCCTACCGCCGACTCGCGCGACACCTGGCAGGCCACGATCCGTCACATCGCGTGTGAGGGGCGGTGCTTCGTGCTGTCCTGCTGCCAGTTTGTGACCAGGGAGATGTACCCGGCCGATCTCGAAGTGCTGGACGAGCTGTCCGAATCGCCGGAGATCCTCTCGCGTGGCGGCAGCGCGATCGTCGGCCCCCTGGGAGAGTACCTGGCAGGCCCGTTGTTTGGTCAGGAGGGCATTTTGACGGCCGATCTCGACCTGGGGCAGGTCGTCCAGGGGAAGTTCGACTTCGACGTGGCCGGGCACTATGCTCGACCCGACGTTTTCCGTCTTTTGGTGAACGAACAGCCGATGCCTCCGGTCCAGAGTGTCAGTTGGTGCGACGGCGCGGACCCGGAGCCGACCTCGGCCGACGATGAGGCACACCTCTCATGA
- a CDS encoding lysylphosphatidylglycerol synthase transmembrane domain-containing protein codes for MMRRWLLVLLVIAFVAVVVSRLTEIEHLVATLRHGLWPWVLAAALLQGMYYAAYAALFEASFKVVEVDGRGRDLLPVLLASLLVNTLAPSGGTAGSALFVDDAARRGQSPARALAGTLLVRVADACAFAAILVVGLVHLFLRHHLKPYEIAGAVMLLLGTAGLAGVLLLGLWHPAQLRRGLGWIERAAVRLAGRFRSPGLLRPGWAERSADEFTQAGIAIGTRPRRLGRPLAIALAAHLVDLASLYALFLAFRQPIAPGALVAGYAMGILFWKMSPIPEGVGVVEGVMILVFVSLGVPAPQATVVALAFRGLTFWLPMVFGFFMVRRLRLFN; via the coding sequence ATGATGCGTAGGTGGCTGCTCGTACTGCTCGTGATCGCGTTCGTGGCGGTGGTAGTGAGCCGCCTCACGGAGATCGAGCACCTGGTGGCGACGCTCCGCCATGGGTTGTGGCCGTGGGTGCTGGCCGCGGCCCTGCTACAGGGAATGTACTACGCCGCGTACGCCGCGCTCTTCGAGGCATCATTCAAGGTGGTAGAAGTGGACGGTCGCGGGCGCGACCTGCTCCCGGTGCTGCTCGCCTCGCTGCTGGTCAACACCCTGGCGCCCAGCGGGGGAACGGCCGGTTCTGCGCTCTTCGTGGACGACGCGGCCCGGCGCGGGCAGTCTCCGGCCCGTGCCCTGGCCGGCACCCTGCTGGTGCGGGTGGCGGATGCGTGCGCCTTCGCGGCCATCCTGGTCGTCGGGCTGGTCCACCTGTTCCTGCGGCACCATCTCAAGCCCTACGAGATCGCCGGCGCCGTTATGTTGCTGCTGGGCACCGCCGGGCTTGCTGGCGTGCTGCTGCTGGGGTTGTGGCATCCGGCGCAGTTGCGCCGCGGCCTGGGTTGGATCGAGCGCGCCGCAGTACGGCTGGCCGGCCGGTTCCGTAGCCCCGGGCTCTTGAGGCCCGGTTGGGCCGAGCGGAGCGCGGATGAGTTCACCCAGGCCGGGATCGCGATCGGCACGCGCCCGCGGCGGTTGGGGCGCCCGCTCGCCATCGCGCTCGCCGCGCACCTGGTGGACCTGGCGAGTCTCTACGCCCTGTTTCTGGCGTTCCGCCAGCCCATCGCACCCGGCGCGCTGGTGGCGGGCTACGCTATGGGCATCCTGTTCTGGAAGATGTCACCGATCCCCGAAGGGGTCGGGGTCGTGGAAGGTGTTATGATCCTGGTCTTCGTATCGCTGGGCGTGCCGGCTCCGCAGGCCACTGTCGTCGCGCTGGCCTTCCGCGGCCTGACGTTCTGGCTGCCGATGGTGTTCGGCTTCTTCATGGTCCGGCGGTTGAGACTGTTCAACTAG
- a CDS encoding SPASM domain-containing protein: protein MAGSRRIVATAAISRRGLGVLPVGRVVVGQDGRITLPPGYEGTEVVLEPREEGISLWQARPDARRIYLEVMGRCNLDCAICIHRAWRDRAGEMGSETFDLVIEQLRAFPDLRRITFGGFGEPLLHPRIVDMVARASATGAGVTLATDGLLLDRYTADALLEARLDTLVVSVDSAHLQAYARAGLADGIDRVLDNVRGMRDLARERGFMAPRIGLEFVATRGNVEELSRLPELAKVAGASFALVTNLLPHTQEMAGDILYDRAEPLPVAAGWPVRSADWLVWGITRLPRMRWGAARRCRFVEDRALVIGWDGGVSPCYAMMHSYPCYIYGRRKEVSRYVLGRVDERPLAEIWTAEEYVTFRATVREFRFPSCVDCGMACAYAASNEDCWGNAPSCADCLWAQDILRCP, encoded by the coding sequence GTGGCAGGCAGTCGTAGAATTGTGGCCACGGCTGCGATCTCGAGGCGCGGCCTGGGGGTGCTGCCTGTGGGCAGGGTTGTCGTGGGGCAGGACGGTCGCATTACGTTGCCCCCTGGCTACGAAGGCACGGAGGTCGTCCTGGAACCCCGCGAGGAAGGCATCTCTCTCTGGCAGGCCAGGCCGGATGCCCGCCGCATCTACCTTGAGGTCATGGGCCGCTGCAACCTGGACTGCGCCATCTGCATTCACAGGGCCTGGCGCGATCGGGCCGGGGAGATGGGCTCCGAAACCTTCGACCTTGTCATCGAGCAACTAAGAGCCTTCCCCGACCTCCGCCGCATCACGTTCGGCGGTTTCGGGGAGCCGCTATTGCACCCCCGGATCGTGGATATGGTGGCCCGTGCGAGCGCAACAGGCGCAGGTGTGACGCTGGCAACAGACGGACTGCTTCTCGATCGTTACACGGCCGACGCCCTGCTTGAAGCCCGTCTCGACACCCTTGTCGTGTCCGTGGATTCGGCGCACCTCCAGGCGTACGCGCGGGCAGGGCTGGCAGACGGCATTGACAGGGTTCTGGACAATGTGCGGGGCATGCGAGATCTGGCGCGGGAGCGCGGCTTCATGGCTCCACGAATCGGCCTGGAGTTCGTGGCAACCCGCGGCAACGTGGAGGAACTGAGCCGGCTGCCGGAGCTGGCAAAGGTCGCGGGCGCGTCCTTCGCCCTGGTTACGAACCTCCTGCCCCATACCCAGGAGATGGCCGGCGATATTCTCTACGACCGCGCGGAGCCGTTGCCGGTGGCCGCGGGCTGGCCGGTGAGGTCGGCCGACTGGCTGGTATGGGGAATCACCCGGCTCCCACGCATGCGTTGGGGCGCGGCCCGGCGCTGCCGCTTCGTCGAGGATCGGGCGCTGGTTATCGGGTGGGACGGCGGGGTGAGTCCCTGCTATGCCATGATGCACTCCTATCCGTGCTACATCTATGGAAGGCGGAAAGAGGTGAGCCGCTACGTGCTGGGCCGGGTGGACGAGCGGCCTCTTGCGGAGATCTGGACCGCTGAGGAGTACGTGACCTTCAGGGCGACGGTGCGCGAGTTCCGCTTCCCGTCCTGCGTGGACTGCGGCATGGCCTGCGCCTACGCCGCGAGCAATGAAGACTGCTGGGGCAACGCACCCTCCTGCGCCGACTGCCTGTGGGCGCAGGATATCCTGCGGTGCCCCTAG
- a CDS encoding metallophosphoesterase family protein — protein sequence MPAVRILAFADLHGRTERVTRVRALVAEHAPDLVVLSGDLTHVDKGAEALSLLHTLPVPVLAVPGNMDGPGAVDEITRHGGLAGEIPKAIAGFSFGGPDVQAACDVIVTHEPPLGTLDLTFLRTRAGSRMVLELLTRHRPRVLVCGHIHEAPGVARLEETLVVNCSMGNGKNAGALIELSEEGTDARLLGDSG from the coding sequence ATGCCGGCGGTTCGGATCCTTGCCTTTGCCGACCTCCACGGGCGGACGGAACGCGTCACCCGCGTTCGCGCGCTGGTAGCCGAGCACGCCCCTGATCTCGTGGTACTGTCGGGCGACCTGACCCATGTTGACAAGGGGGCTGAAGCACTCTCCCTGCTCCACACCCTTCCGGTCCCGGTCCTGGCCGTACCCGGCAACATGGACGGCCCGGGTGCGGTGGACGAGATCACGCGCCACGGCGGGCTCGCCGGTGAGATACCCAAAGCCATTGCGGGCTTCTCCTTCGGAGGGCCGGACGTGCAGGCCGCCTGTGATGTGATCGTGACGCACGAACCGCCGCTCGGCACCCTTGACCTGACTTTCTTACGCACGCGCGCCGGCTCGCGCATGGTGCTGGAGCTGCTGACGCGCCACCGTCCACGCGTGCTGGTATGTGGGCACATCCACGAAGCACCCGGGGTCGCACGCCTGGAGGAGACACTGGTCGTCAACTGTTCGATGGGCAACGGCAAGAACGCGGGGGCATTGATCGAGCTCTCCGAGGAGGGCACAGACGCCAGGCTCCTCGGCGACTCGGGGTAG
- a CDS encoding zinc ribbon domain-containing protein: MSEKIEFTSNYSDLSTNRGFQFEVACNRCGTGFRTPFRASVTGTVTGAMDAASSLFGGVFGRAADLSERVRSASWEKAHDAAFTEAMAELRPEFIQCPRCSTWVCRKNCWSVQKGLCKECAPDMGVEMAAAQSSRTVEEIWAHSKMAEEDRSMLKEQSWREGARATCPSCGVALAKKAKFCPECGAKIQVEAHCTECGAKLAPGAKFCADCGTKTQ, encoded by the coding sequence ATGAGCGAGAAGATCGAGTTCACCAGCAACTACTCCGACCTGAGCACCAATAGGGGCTTCCAGTTCGAGGTTGCCTGCAACCGGTGCGGAACCGGCTTTCGCACCCCGTTTCGGGCATCCGTAACCGGCACGGTCACCGGTGCGATGGACGCCGCCAGCAGTCTGTTCGGGGGGGTCTTCGGCAGGGCGGCGGACCTCTCGGAGCGCGTTCGGTCGGCGAGCTGGGAGAAGGCCCATGACGCGGCCTTCACGGAAGCCATGGCGGAACTACGGCCGGAGTTCATCCAGTGCCCCCGCTGTTCCACCTGGGTGTGCCGCAAGAACTGCTGGAGCGTACAGAAGGGGCTGTGCAAGGAGTGTGCACCGGACATGGGCGTCGAGATGGCGGCGGCGCAGTCCAGCCGCACCGTCGAGGAGATCTGGGCGCACTCCAAGATGGCCGAGGAAGACCGCTCGATGCTGAAGGAGCAGAGCTGGCGGGAAGGCGCGCGCGCAACCTGCCCCAGCTGTGGGGTTGCCTTGGCCAAGAAGGCGAAGTTCTGCCCGGAGTGCGGCGCCAAGATCCAGGTCGAAGCCCACTGCACGGAGTGCGGGGCCAAGCTTGCCCCCGGGGCGAAGTTCTGCGCCGATTGCGGCACTAAGACACAATAG
- a CDS encoding aldehyde ferredoxin oxidoreductase family protein yields the protein MRGFAGKVLRVDLTSGTIQVDQPDEEFYRTYLGGAGFVSYYLFKEVPRGIDAFDPQNKLVFALGPMTGLAMPGATRNCVGAKSPLTGGYSKSEGGGFFPMALKKAGYDAVIVEGKADRPVYLLVSDQKVEIRDASHLWGKTVLETQDAIALELGEKTIRTAAIGPPGENLVRFACIMNDLKDAVGRGGLGAVMGSKNLKAIAASGRWNPEVADPARIHQLTSMMNKGFADNPLGFAKNLHERGTGGAAMMLAGNEIGNLPSYNFGVNSFEGTAKVTANAVLETYGVGMEACAACGVRCKKVVEIGEPWNVNRRNGGPEYESLVALGPLCGVDDLASITKANELANLYGLDSISLGVSIGFAMECFENGILTTSDTDGIELKFGNAEAMLQMVEMIARRRGLGDLLAEGTKRAAEKLGRGADAFAMHVKGLEIPMHEPRVKQGLGLIYAVGAQGADHCSGMHDTGYTMNSPSFEHLRGMGATRPLPANDLSDEKVASQKASHLWNLFLDSVVCCQFVPWSVDELVEIVRAATGWSYTTHEAVKLGERVATLGRLFNLREGITSTQDSLPKRMFGPTRAGALKNGGIDAEKFGHAVRTFYAMMGWDEETGVPTRGKMLELGIGWAADTAMRIDGGVIA from the coding sequence ATGCGCGGGTTTGCCGGCAAAGTCCTCAGGGTAGATCTGACCTCTGGCACGATCCAGGTGGACCAGCCCGACGAGGAGTTCTACCGCACCTACCTGGGAGGCGCCGGCTTCGTTTCCTACTACCTGTTCAAGGAGGTGCCCCGAGGCATAGACGCCTTCGACCCCCAGAACAAGCTGGTCTTCGCCCTCGGCCCGATGACCGGCCTGGCCATGCCGGGCGCCACCCGCAACTGCGTGGGCGCCAAGTCTCCGCTCACAGGAGGGTATTCCAAGAGCGAGGGGGGCGGTTTCTTCCCAATGGCCCTCAAGAAGGCCGGCTACGACGCCGTCATCGTGGAGGGGAAAGCCGACCGGCCCGTCTACCTCCTGGTGAGCGACCAGAAGGTAGAGATCCGGGACGCCTCGCACCTGTGGGGCAAGACGGTCCTGGAGACCCAGGATGCCATAGCCCTCGAGTTAGGGGAGAAGACAATTCGCACTGCCGCCATCGGCCCCCCGGGCGAGAACCTGGTCCGCTTCGCCTGCATCATGAACGATCTCAAAGATGCCGTCGGCCGCGGAGGGCTGGGTGCGGTCATGGGTTCCAAGAACCTGAAGGCCATCGCCGCCAGCGGCCGCTGGAATCCTGAGGTGGCCGATCCCGCCAGAATCCACCAGTTGACCTCTATGATGAACAAGGGTTTCGCCGACAACCCCCTTGGATTCGCCAAGAACCTCCACGAGAGAGGCACCGGCGGCGCCGCCATGATGCTGGCGGGTAACGAGATAGGCAACCTGCCCTCCTACAACTTCGGCGTCAACTCCTTCGAGGGCACTGCCAAGGTCACTGCCAACGCGGTCCTCGAGACCTACGGTGTGGGCATGGAGGCCTGCGCCGCCTGTGGCGTTCGCTGCAAGAAGGTGGTGGAGATCGGCGAGCCCTGGAACGTCAACCGCCGCAACGGCGGGCCTGAGTACGAGTCCCTGGTTGCCCTGGGGCCTCTCTGCGGCGTGGACGACCTGGCCTCAATCACCAAGGCCAACGAACTGGCCAACCTCTACGGCCTGGACTCCATCTCTCTGGGCGTCTCCATTGGTTTCGCCATGGAGTGCTTCGAGAATGGGATTCTCACCACCAGTGATACCGACGGCATCGAGCTCAAGTTTGGCAACGCCGAGGCGATGCTGCAAATGGTGGAGATGATTGCCCGTCGCCGGGGCCTGGGCGATCTTCTGGCCGAGGGCACGAAGCGGGCGGCCGAAAAGCTGGGACGGGGCGCCGACGCGTTCGCCATGCACGTCAAGGGCCTGGAGATCCCCATGCACGAGCCTCGCGTCAAGCAGGGTCTGGGTCTCATCTATGCCGTGGGGGCGCAAGGAGCCGATCACTGCTCCGGCATGCACGACACCGGCTACACCATGAACTCGCCCTCATTCGAACACCTGCGGGGCATGGGAGCCACCCGGCCCCTGCCCGCCAACGACCTGTCGGACGAGAAGGTCGCGTCTCAGAAGGCATCCCACCTGTGGAACCTCTTCCTCGATTCCGTGGTCTGCTGCCAGTTCGTGCCGTGGAGCGTGGACGAGCTGGTGGAGATAGTGCGTGCCGCCACAGGCTGGTCGTACACCACGCATGAGGCAGTGAAGCTGGGCGAGCGGGTCGCCACCTTGGGACGCCTGTTCAACCTACGCGAGGGGATCACCTCAACCCAGGACAGCCTGCCCAAGCGGATGTTCGGCCCCACCCGCGCGGGCGCCTTGAAGAACGGCGGCATTGATGCCGAGAAGTTCGGCCACGCCGTCCGCACCTTCTACGCGATGATGGGTTGGGATGAGGAGACAGGCGTGCCCACCCGCGGCAAGATGCTGGAGCTGGGTATCGGCTGGGCGGCTGATACGGCGATGCGCATCGATGGAGGGGTGATCGCATGA
- a CDS encoding MoaD/ThiS family protein, with protein sequence MRITIEVMSPLRNRLPKGRRSTTLDLPPGSTVADALRAVGVPDDEPWNASISGQLVYAEHLLNDGDSLLVFVPIAGGCQSA encoded by the coding sequence ATGCGGATCACGATCGAGGTGATGAGCCCGCTCCGCAATCGCTTGCCCAAGGGCCGGCGCTCCACGACGCTTGACCTGCCCCCCGGCAGCACGGTGGCCGATGCCCTTCGCGCCGTGGGTGTGCCGGACGACGAGCCGTGGAACGCCAGCATCTCCGGTCAGCTAGTGTATGCTGAACACCTGCTCAACGATGGGGATTCCCTTTTGGTGTTCGTCCCCATCGCAGGGGGCTGTCAGTCGGCCTGA